The following are from one region of the Salvia hispanica cultivar TCC Black 2014 chromosome 1, UniMelb_Shisp_WGS_1.0, whole genome shotgun sequence genome:
- the LOC125212548 gene encoding probable galacturonosyltransferase-like 1: MKKIPIPPLFPLFITLIVIFSHGATSISQQFMEAPQFYNAPTCPKMGQDEAAQLVPESKICSSEAVHVAMTLDVAYLRGSMAAILSTLQHTSCPQNVFFHFVASASANATLLTSTVTASFPYLNFQIYLFRDSAVAGLISTSIRSALDCPLNYARSYLADLLPTCLRRVVYLDSDLILVDDISKLAAIPLTGGKVLAAPEYCNANFTSYFTPTFWSSPSLSLTFANRKACYFNTGVMVIDLEKWRGGGYTARIEEWMELQKRMRIYELGSLPPFLLVFGGEIEAVDHRWNQHGLGGDNFRGLCRELHPGPVSLLHWSGKGKPWARLDAGRPCPLDALWAPYDLLKPPYSFDS; the protein is encoded by the coding sequence ATGAAGAAAATCCCAATACCTCCACTCTTTCCTCTTTTTATCACTCTAATAGTAATATTCTCTCATGGTGCAACATCAATCTCCCAACAATTTATGGAAGCCCCCCAATTCTACAATGCTCCCACATGCCCCAAAATGGGACAGGACGAGGCAGCGCAGTTGGTTCCAGAGAGCAAGATTTGCTCAAGTGAGGCAGTCCACGTGGCAATGACCCTCGATGTCGCCTACCTCCGCGGCTCGATGGCCGCAATCCTGTCCACACTCCAACACACCTCCTGCCCACAAAATGTCTTCTTCCACTTCGTCGCCTCTGCCTCCGCCAACGCCACCCTCCTAACCTCCACCGTCACCGCCTCCTTCCCGTACCTCAATTTCCAAATCTACCTCTTCCGAGACTCCGCGGTGGCGGGGCTCATCTCTACCTCGATCCGCTCCGCCCTCGACTGCCCCCTCAACTACGCCCGGAGCTACCTCGCCGACCTCCTCCCCACCTGCCTCCGCCGCGTCGTCTACCTAGATTCCGACCTCATCCTCGTCGACGACATTTCAAAACTCGCCGCCATCCCGCTCACCGGCGGGAAGGTCCTGGCCGCGCCGGAGTACTGCAACGCCAACTTCACCTCCTACTTCACCCCGACGTTCTGGTCAAGCCCTTCCCTCTCCCTCACCTTCGCCAACCGGAAAGCCTGCTACTTCAACACCGGAGTCATGGTAATCGACCTCGAGAAATGGCGTGGCGGCGGATACACGGCGAGGATCGAGGAGTGGATGGAGCTGCAGAAGAGGATGAGAATCTACGAGCTGGGATCGCTGCCGCCGTTCTTGCTGGTGTTTGGCGGGGAGATTGAGGCGGTGGACCACAGATGGAACCAGCATGGCCTCGGAGGGGACAACTTCCGAGGCCTGTGCCGCGAGCTCCATCCGGGGCCGGTGAGCCTGCTGCATTGGAGCGGGAAGGGGAAGCCGTGGGCCCGCCTCGACGCCGGCCGCCCCTGCCCGCTCGATGCGCTATGGGCGCCTTACGATCTGCTCAAACCTCCCTATTCCtttgattcttga